A portion of the Ascaphus truei isolate aAscTru1 unplaced genomic scaffold, aAscTru1.hap1 HAP1_SCAFFOLD_372, whole genome shotgun sequence genome contains these proteins:
- the LOC142483856 gene encoding LOW QUALITY PROTEIN: uncharacterized protein LOC142483856 (The sequence of the model RefSeq protein was modified relative to this genomic sequence to represent the inferred CDS: inserted 2 bases in 1 codon), with amino-acid sequence MATVTAKEGATGKDLGSSGKNLTWLSDQNLHKRTHTHTGERPHVFGECGKEFSQLSSLDTHKMTHTGERPHVCGECGKGFSRLSSLNTHKRTHTGERPHVCGECGKGFSDLSSLIVHKRTHTGERPHVCGDCGKGFSQLSSLDTHKRTHTGERPHVCGECGKGFSQLSHLNIHKRTHTGERPHVCGECGKGFSQLSSLDTHKRTHTGERPHVCGECGKGFSTLSSLIKHKRTHTGERPYVCGECGKGFSTLSSLIRHKRIHTGERPHVCGECGKGFSRLSSLNTHKRAHTGERQHECGKGFSQLSSLDXHKRTHTGERPISKARHV; translated from the exons ATGGCAACCGTGACGGCCAAAg AAGgtgccacaggaaaagatcttggatCAAGTGGGAAGAatctgacttggttatcagaccagaacctacacaagaggacacacacacacacaggggagagaccgcatgtatttggggaatgtggaaaggaatttagtcagttatccagcctggacacacacaagatgacacacacaggggagagaccgcatgtatgtggggaatgtgggaagggatttagtcggttatccagcctgaacacacacaagaggacacacacaggggagagaccgcatgtatgtggggaatgtgggaagggatttagtgacttatccagcctaattgtacacaagaggacacacacaggggagagaccacatgtatgtggggactgtggtaagggatttagtcagttatccagcctggacacacacaagaggacacacacaggggagagaccgcatgtatgtggggaatgtgggaagggatttagtcagttatcccacctgaatatacacaagaggacacacacaggggagagaccgcatgtatgtggggaatgtgggaagggatttagtcagttatccagcctggacacacacaagaggacacacacaggggagagaccacatgtatgtggggaatgtgggaagggatttagtaccTTATCCAGCCTAAtcaaacacaagaggacacacacaggggagagaccgtatgtatgtggggaatgtgggaagggatttagtaccTTATCCAGCCTAATCAgacacaagaggatacacacaggggagagaccgcatgtatgtggggaatgtgggaagggatttagtcggttatccagcctgaacacacacaagagggcacacacaggggagagacagcatgaatgtgggaagggatttagtcagttatccagcctgga acacaagaggacacatacaggggagagacctatctctaaagccaggcatgtTTAG